The Carassius auratus strain Wakin chromosome 7, ASM336829v1, whole genome shotgun sequence genome contains the following window.
TCTGGAGGACCAGCACACCCTGGACCTGCTGGTGTTACCTGTGCTGGTGAAAGAGGTCCTGCTGGATTTGGTGAAGCAGTCCGGATTGGACTCGCATGCAAAACGGGAACAAGAGGCTCCAGTCCCAGTTGAAGTCAATGGAGCATGGGATATGCAAAGACCTGTTGGGGAAATAGTTTCTGGAGCCTCTGGAGGATCGAATCGTAACGCAGAGAACTCACATTCCCAGCAGCCTCATCTTGTCCCACAATCCTCACACAGAAATACCAGCACGAATGATTTCAACAGCCAATCCTACACTCCGTTTTCAACACACTTTGAGATCCCAGAGTCTCCAGAACCAAGTTTGCCACAAAAACACGAACCCGAGACGCCACCTCAGGACACGGTCTCGTTGCCCGCAGGGAGCAGAGAAGATTTTGACCACCTTCTCAAGTTCTTCACAGCCATGGGATTTGCCGATGAGGTGGTGCAAGCCGTTCTAACTCGAACCGGCCCTAAAGAAGCCTCACAACTTCTGGATTTGATCCAGCAGGAGCAGGAGAAAACCTTCCAGCGAAACAACAGCTGTGAGTCCCAGAATATGGCGGGAGTTGGTGGAGAAATGCAGGAGGCTCTTCAGATACTAGAGGACAGTAAAGGAAAAGAGGGAGACTTTGTCTTGGACGTGTTGAAGAAGGCCGCGGCTACTTGTGGCTACACCGAGGAGAGAGTAATGGAACTGTTCATCAATCTACCCGAGCTCCAGCCCCACGAGCTGCTCCTGCAGCTGCAGAAAGAAGGAGAGGTGAACCGGACAAGAGGAGGCAGCAGAACAGCTGATCAGAACATTGCTCCAGATCTCAACACTGGAAGCAGAAACTCAGAAACGAGGAACGCATCTAAACCAGTGAACATTAACGGCAGGCCTCCACCGGTGAGAGGACCGCCGCAGATGACATACTCCTTTGAAACCTTGGACTCTGAAGTGCACCCAGTGGCTTCACCCATCCGGTCAACTCCACGGACCTTCGATATCAGTTCGCCAGACATCTCCAACCAATCCGCTGTGTCCAAACCTAACCAGGGCAGACCGGGAGCGGCGTCTGTGGTCACAGGGCCTCAGCGGTTCCTCGAGAGCCTCAAGACGCCCTTCAAACTGCAGCTGTCAGACGAGCCGGGTGACCACATGCTGCGTCAGATCATCGTCGATGGGAGCAATGTCGCAATGAGGTCAGAATCACAGTATGATGAACTCGTGAAGGTCAGAATGAGAACAGAGAGGGTGTGTCTCGGTCGACTCCCTAATTCTCACAAAACACAGCATCTGCATCTCTGTCTTTCAGCAGTCCGTCTCTATTGTGCTTAAAACATAGCTAGTATTGATCCGAATTTAACACTTAGTGACTGATATCTTTTGGCATTGTCACTTTTTATCTGCTGGAATAATTGCTACAGTGAAAAAACTAGTGTCATGAAAAAAATCCTCCATCAAATTAGAGTTAAAggattttggatttctctttttatcagtTCAAAAATCAGAAAATGCtgtcaacaaacaaataaacctgTAAATgttggtgtatgtaagtgctgctgaagtagAGATAAAAACTCAAACAGCCTTTAGAGATACAGTATGTCCTGTAATTGACGTCTATAGGCAAAAcagataaaatgcattaataaaaccaGGCAAATGATAAATCAACAATCGCCTCAGTAAAAACATTCAGAGcacagagaggaataaaactgctaAGTTTGGTGCATGCAACTGttgctgaagtggagaaagaaACTTGAGAAAACACCTTTAAAGATATGTTTTATATTAGAAATCTGCAGACGCTTATGGATaacgtgcaataaaataaacacttaagtgtttctttcctttagcctgaaagaagacatgttatggaagcaaaatagtacaaaatgaaaatgtgaaaaattggTTAAAGTTTACActtaaaacaagaagaagaaaaaaactgggTTTATGGGATTAGAAAAATACACGCTCTctcttttgattatttttctgACCACTACTTCTCTGATATCTTATTTTAGGCACAAATAGacttaattttcataattttctcaaaatacaaaCCTCTTATCATTTGTTATTTTGCATTTCTCCACTAAATGCATCTCGAGTTAAGAGTGTTTAGATATTTGTGCTggaagataaaaagaaaatacagagTAAATGTCTTGTCAGATAATATGGTGAGCAGTCAGGGATGCTTTGCGAGTGCATTTAAGTCAGTTTCTGGGTGTTAAAAGTTTCAGAGCACTAGTTCTGGATTGATTTTGACATTATCTGACATGAGCTAGTGAATGAAACGAAGCACACCCAGAGTAAAGAGTATAATCTGATGCCTGTCCTCCGCAGTCACGGTTTGGGGGTGTTCTTCTCCTGTCGAGGCATCGCTCTGGCAGTGCAGCAGTTTTGGGCGAGAGGTCATCGTGAGATCACCGTGTTCGTCCCTCAGTGGAGGCAGAAGAACAACTCAAAGGTTAAAGGTGAAGCTCACTCTATGCCTTCACATCTCAGTGTGTTGTGACCGCAGCGAGTGTGTCATCATGTGGCTCTGTGTTTTCTGTAGAAAGGCAATACATGAATGAACTCTTCGATCTGGGTTTCCTCAAATACACTCCATCCAGAGAAGTCGAGGGCAAGAGAATCAACTCATATGACGACCGGTAATCAGTCACTCCATCTCAGATCAACACGTCTTAAGAAGGGTTAATGTTAAACTGTGTAGAAActgtgtgtccctgcagcacagaagcagtcatcagtagcacagggatatttgggtcaaaattatcaatttttctttgatgccaaaaatcattaggatattaagtaaagatcatgttccatgaagatattttgtaagtttcttaccataaatatatcaaaacttcatttttgattagtaatatatattgctaagaacttcatctgaacaacttttaaagatgattttttcaatatttagatttgtttgcatccctcagattccagattttaaaatagttgtgtcTCAGCCAAACGtcgtctgatcctaacaaaccacacatcactggaaaTATTGttaattcagctttcagatgatgcataagcGGAAAATTTACACTTATGGCTGGTTTTGTTCTCCACATTTTACAAGCAATTGATTATATAGAATCctgaatatatttttgaatgcagTAAGCTGTGATGAGAATCACACTGGACAGAAAGCAGTGTGTTTCGTTAGTTAATGCGTGATTGTTGGTCAGATTCATGCTGGAGCTGGCGCAGAAGACCAAAGGAGTGATTGTGACTAATGACAACCTGAGAGATCTGGTGGACGAGTCGCCCGCCTGGAGAGACATCATAAAGACAAGGTTTCTGAATTAGACTGATTGTTGTGATTGTTTTATGTGCAAAGCAAGGTCTTTGTATTTGAAGTGCCCCTGATGCACCTGAAATGATCCAGTCATGAAGGCAGCACTGGGTTTTGTCTGTGTGTATGGTTGTTTTATCTGATGGAAGTGTTGTTTCAGTTTGCTTCAGTACGTGTTTGCTGGAGATCTTTTCATGTTACCTGACGATCCTTTGGGCCGCGGTGGACCTCATCTGAGAGACTTCCTTCATAAACACAACAGGTGCTAACATTCACATCCCATCACTCTGTCTGTTTGATTAAATGCACTGCCGTTCAGAAGTTTGCAGCTGTTGTTAATTACTCTACAAACAAacacctttgtttacgtttgtgtgttGCTCAGCATCCGATTGTTTGGGGAAAGAATACTGTTtccattacactttatttgctctgttatGAAGCAGTAAATATTCTAATGTTCTCTAAAATATGACAACAACAGTAACAGATAACATGTTGAactcccctgtgtgtgtgtgtgtgtgtgtgtgtgtgtctcacagtAGTGTACCGGTTCCCAGCGGTCAGTCGTTCGCAGGTGTGTCTGCGTCCTTCTCTCCTCCGCGCACACACACTGAGCTGCTGCAGTACCGGGACTGGGCCCCGGGGGGTCACGgcaggggtcaggggtcaggcAGGGGTCAGGAGGTCAGGGAGCGGACGGCGGAGGAGACGCTGAAGCTGCGGGAGAGTTTAGTGCAGATGTTTCCAGCTCAGGAGAGCGTGATCATCATGATCCTGCAGTGTCACCCGACCGTCAGAGACATCAGCCGCCTCACAGACCTCGTCCTGGAGCAGCAGGAGTAAACAACACCTGCATCTGAACTGTGCTCCAGACTAAACACAACACAAGATTTCCTCACCATCCCAGAACTGTCTTCAGttctaaatataatgtatatattcaaCAAGTGTAAATTATGAATATACGGTGGGTGAGACGagctgcaaattaagaaaacatcttcatcagtttgacacaAACTAATTAAGAAACTGTAAAACAAATGAAGATGCTTTCAggtgttgcaggtgttttttttttttttttttttcagccattgTATGTTGTATTAATTTTAACTTTTGTTCGACACACAGTTGTGCTTTTAGACGGTCTTAATTTGAAAGAGTTAACACTTGATGTTTTGTTGATAATATTTATTTCCACACGTTCTGTTCTTGATGTAAGGATTATAAAAAAGATGACGAGTGTAAGAGACCAAATCAGCCAAAGAATACGTCTTCATGAGTTTGGGTTTTCAGATTCGCTCTAATCTgggatgtttacatttttaatttttatacagATGTTCATTAATGTGCTCTATTCTTATTAAACAGCTAAAGTAATCAGGTTGTCTGTAATctcatgaattttattttttgtattattattatttttttgcattatctgAGGTCATTAAACATGAGACTGATTTACTCAGTTTTACTTTCATAAAATTAGACGGTAAATTTGGACATCATTCCATTTATCAAGTACAAGTTAATCATACTagtgatgattataaatattcaTGACCTCAGTGACAGAAGACAGAAATGTCATGATCCACACGACCAGAGAATGAGGATGTGGAAGTGTGTATAGGTGAACTAGCTCTCCATCGGGCAGGTCTGGACCATGTGTAGCGTACTAACGGTCAGCTTTAATGAAAACATGAAATCCCCTCCAGTCCTAACAACAGAAGAGACCACCTTTCCAAAAGTGATTCAGTTCCTGCCATTAACCGGGAGGAGAACTGGTTTTAACGTCTAGACGTGTTTGAAAGCTGTATATTTTAACCATATTCTCTCCTCTTTTGATTGGTCATCTGTCCTCGGGATGAGACTCGGCTACGAGATTAGACTTGATCTTAGTTCCTGTCCCGAGAGGGGTGACCCTTAAACCCTGTGGTCCGGTCGTTCAGATGATTACGAGATGGATCTGCTGGAGGTTTACGATCAGGGGTTGATTCCTGCTCTTCTCTGTTGTTCTTGGATCTAATGTGAGCTCTGAACTGAAGGAGTGGATGCtgagttgccatatccttcatattgatattaattatattatcacATGATTTCCCGTtcgactattaatcaagttatggaAAGAGTGAATTGTGTAATATCTTATGAGATATTAAAGAATCCTGCTTTATGCTATACTTCTCCTCTCTAAGATGATGACTTCatagtgtgtgtgtaagtgtgtaagtgtgtttgGAACCAGTCAGAATTTAGTTGACTTGTGCATTggcgcaattagtatcctcttacactatatatatttcaatacattCACATTTGTCacatctggagaaaaaaaaaaagtattcgaCAGCATGAAGTGAGGTGTGAGCAAATACGTAAAATACAATCACACCAATATGCGCGATCATTGAACTGATGTTGCAGCCATTGATGACCAGCTGGATTGTGAAATATTGATTATGCTTTGTTTTGTATGACACTGGATGCTTCATAAGAGTGTGTTTCACACAGATATGAAGAGAGGTTATGAGAGTCCAAGTGAATTCAAGACAAATTCTGAATGGTCCTGAAATGAAAGATTTTAGTGAAGCTGAGCCTCCTCATCACAAATAGTCAAAAATGTAGTTTGACTAAGTGTGAACTCTCTTTTCATGCTAATAATCACTCATTTTAGTTAGTGGACATGCTATGTCTGTCTGTCCCTATGTATACTGTCTTACCTTCATGTGTTAATAATTTATTCCTCTTTAAAGTTTCACGTTTTCTTGTTTTGGGTAGATTTTTGGGTTGTCTGTCTGGccttattaaacatttaagtattctttatattcttttatgttttttttttttttgtttgtttgtttgtttgtttgtttttcagaattaTGTCTGTGAAGTGACTGGGCTTATCTGttttaaattgacaaaatataatttttagctTAAAGATCTTTATTTCAAGTCCTGAAGTATAACAGAGCCCGGAACAttacatgcaaatatatatatatatatatatatatatatatatatatatatatatatatatatatatatatatatatatatatatatatatatatatatatatatatatcagaggtgggtagtaacgagttacatttacttcgttacatttacttgagtaatttttcggggtaacgaatacttttcggagtatatttaaagatgggtactttatactcttacttgagtacattttttgggaaaaatctgtacttttacttcgttactgtgggcgacgcccctctcgttactttatcttaatgcaataaatgctttagtttattccaaacacgccgtctacttttctctggacaatgagcgatgcccattcgcgaatgattcattcttttgagtcaactctgttcaaaggcttgatcaaaccatttggcaaacgagtgaattggttcatgaatcagtttgattgagtcgttcagttccatgctgcacgcgctgagctctgaagcggttcactctgagttgtaacgtttaagaatattagcagcgttgaaaacggggctatggaactgcactgaattgaaagctaatctgcaaaggctattctttgcttgcgatggagatccttattagatgaacacagcgtgtgctgtctactgtttaacaggtaataacttgggctacattcgattacagtacacgataccactgtgacattagtttgttgtacgtgtgtggcttataacaggttgaatgcagcttccaaaacacaaagaatagccgattaagattttattaattttaatacaatcacaccggtgcgagtacgttcagcaagtcatatcatcagctgctaaattcagatctgtgatcgcttgctggcgctgagccagagacagacgcgtttttacagcgctgcgcattataaccaatcacacacggttctgttgagcttttgaatgcaatggccaatcagaagtgttccgatgagtcatcgctgaaatgccggtgcttccttcactcgctcacttactgaatacctctttctgccgaattctctcgtcagaaacaacaaagtgcagatgtgtgtacgaatctataattaagatattgatttcacagtgttaacagtttcagtgattttaatggtagtttctgagagtgaatgaaatctagactgtcagtgaaaattatgtttaataatgtaaatgttatttgctctctttctgaacaatgagagattagtagcaatatttatatcacattaattttcaatgttaaattcacatttaatataaagtcagtcatattaaaaatatgttatggcatgacacctatatttgttacttaaataaacagacagggttttataataaattacataaattggattaaaggctgatgaaatatatacatttatacacacacacatacattacatacattttttgtctatatatctatataaaagtaggctccgtatatatgacccaaagtaactagtaactaactacttgagtagattttttatccgatactcttttactcttactcaagtaactattcaagactagtacttttacttgagtaaatatttctagaattactttta
Protein-coding sequences here:
- the khnyn gene encoding NEDD4-binding protein 1 isoform X2, coding for MALSGLTLAGCGSQRMEQEVEDEFTCAGVLRGVLLALQPSVERVFGVKLSVGGEDGPSAQSGQIWLQLRGTAGDVQAAKLFVKGVVNQEAQQEIHFPEVLHCVFCGAKGLFLDCLIKNTSAQIVVRSQGIVSMTGLAEPVVKAYSLITDLVEKYKSSQGRRSEAGLESLESRRAFKAIVESLEDQHTLDLLVLPVLVKEVLLDLVKQSGLDSHAKREQEAPVPVEVNGAWDMQRPVGEIVSGASGGSNRNAENSHSQQPHLVPQSSHRNTSTNDFNSQSYTPFSTHFEIPESPEPSLPQKHEPETPPQDTVSLPAGSREDFDHLLKFFTAMGFADEVVQAVLTRTGPKEASQLLDLIQQEQEKTFQRNNSCESQNMAGVGGEMQEALQILEDSKGKEGDFVLDVLKKAAATCGYTEERVMELFINLPELQPHELLLQLQKEGEVNRTRGGSRTADQNIAPDLNTGSRNSETRNASKPVNINGRPPPVRGPPQMTYSFETLDSEVHPVASPIRSTPRTFDISSPDISNQSAVSKPNQGRPGAASVVTGPQRFLESLKTPFKLQLSDEPGDHMLRQIIVDGSNVAMSHGLGVFFSCRGIALAVQQFWARGHREITVFVPQWRQKNNSKVKERQYMNELFDLGFLKYTPSREVEGKRINSYDDRFMLELAQKTKGVIVTNDNLRDLVDESPAWRDIIKTRFLN
- the khnyn gene encoding protein KHNYN isoform X1, with amino-acid sequence MALSGLTLAGCGSQRMEQEVEDEFTCAGVLRGVLLALQPSVERVFGVKLSVGGEDGPSAQSGQIWLQLRGTAGDVQAAKLFVKGVVNQEAQQEIHFPEVLHCVFCGAKGLFLDCLIKNTSAQIVVRSQGIVSMTGLAEPVVKAYSLITDLVEKYKSSQGRRSEAGLESLESRRAFKAIVESLEDQHTLDLLVLPVLVKEVLLDLVKQSGLDSHAKREQEAPVPVEVNGAWDMQRPVGEIVSGASGGSNRNAENSHSQQPHLVPQSSHRNTSTNDFNSQSYTPFSTHFEIPESPEPSLPQKHEPETPPQDTVSLPAGSREDFDHLLKFFTAMGFADEVVQAVLTRTGPKEASQLLDLIQQEQEKTFQRNNSCESQNMAGVGGEMQEALQILEDSKGKEGDFVLDVLKKAAATCGYTEERVMELFINLPELQPHELLLQLQKEGEVNRTRGGSRTADQNIAPDLNTGSRNSETRNASKPVNINGRPPPVRGPPQMTYSFETLDSEVHPVASPIRSTPRTFDISSPDISNQSAVSKPNQGRPGAASVVTGPQRFLESLKTPFKLQLSDEPGDHMLRQIIVDGSNVAMSHGLGVFFSCRGIALAVQQFWARGHREITVFVPQWRQKNNSKVKERQYMNELFDLGFLKYTPSREVEGKRINSYDDRFMLELAQKTKGVIVTNDNLRDLVDESPAWRDIIKTSLLQYVFAGDLFMLPDDPLGRGGPHLRDFLHKHNSSVPVPSGQSFAGVSASFSPPRTHTELLQYRDWAPGGHGRGQGSGRGQEVRERTAEETLKLRESLVQMFPAQESVIIMILQCHPTVRDISRLTDLVLEQQE